The proteins below come from a single Micromonospora citrea genomic window:
- a CDS encoding VOC family protein has product MEQRISLVTLGVADVARAHAFYERLGWRGQEVEETVFFQAGGLALVLWGRDRLAADAGMVDGHGFGGMTLAQNVRSRGEVDEVLAVAVEAGATLTQPARETFYGGYAGCFADPDGHVWEIAWNPGFPLADDGTLTVPDFTAH; this is encoded by the coding sequence ATGGAGCAGCGGATCAGCCTCGTCACGCTCGGCGTCGCCGACGTGGCCCGGGCCCACGCCTTCTACGAGCGGCTCGGCTGGCGCGGCCAGGAGGTCGAGGAGACCGTCTTCTTCCAGGCCGGCGGCCTGGCGCTGGTGCTGTGGGGGCGCGACAGGCTGGCCGCCGACGCCGGTATGGTCGACGGGCACGGGTTCGGCGGGATGACGCTGGCGCAGAACGTCCGCTCCCGGGGCGAGGTCGACGAGGTGCTGGCGGTGGCGGTCGAGGCCGGGGCGACGCTGACGCAGCCGGCGCGGGAGACGTTCTACGGCGGCTACGCCGGCTGCTTCGCCGACCCCGACGGGCACGTCTGGGAGATCGCCTGGAACCCGGGCTTCCCCCTCGCCGACGACGGCACGCTCACCGTCCCGGACTTCACCGCACACTGA